A genomic stretch from Sinorhizobium terangae includes:
- the murD gene encoding UDP-N-acetylmuramoyl-L-alanine--D-glutamate ligase, translating into MIPVTTFKDKKVALFGLGGSGLATAQALVAGGAEVVAWDDNPDSVAKAAAAGLSTAGLRSVDWSAFAAFVLSPGVPLTHPKPHWTVDLARHAGVEIIGDVELFVRERRVHAPDCPFIAITGTNGKSTTTALIAHILRESGRDTQLGGNIGTAVLTLDPPKAERCYVVECSSYQIDLAPTLEPTAGVLLNLTPDHLDRHGTMQHYASIKERLVAGSGTAIVGVDDSFSSLIADRVERAGTRVVRISRRNALADGFYAEGSRLMRASGGTSSLFADLEGIQTLRGGHNAQNAAAAIAACLAVDVNEKDIIDGLRSFPGLKHRMQPVGKKGDVVFVNDSKATNADAAAPALSSYDRIYWIAGGLPKEGGITSLVPFFPKIVKAYLIGEAAPAFAATLGEAVPYEISGTLEKAVAHAAADAARDEGGPSAVMLSPACASFDQYKNFEVRGDAFVGHVAALEGVTMLV; encoded by the coding sequence ATGATTCCGGTCACCACATTCAAGGACAAGAAGGTCGCGCTCTTCGGGCTCGGCGGTTCGGGCCTCGCGACAGCGCAAGCGCTGGTCGCAGGCGGGGCGGAGGTCGTCGCCTGGGACGATAATCCGGACAGCGTCGCCAAGGCCGCGGCTGCAGGGCTTTCGACGGCCGGTCTGCGCAGCGTCGATTGGTCGGCCTTTGCCGCCTTCGTGCTTTCTCCCGGCGTGCCGTTGACGCATCCGAAGCCCCATTGGACGGTCGATCTCGCCCGCCACGCTGGCGTCGAGATCATCGGCGACGTGGAACTTTTCGTGCGTGAGCGCCGGGTTCACGCCCCCGATTGCCCGTTCATCGCCATCACCGGCACCAACGGCAAGTCGACCACGACCGCGCTGATCGCCCATATCCTCAGAGAAAGCGGGCGGGACACCCAGCTTGGCGGCAACATCGGCACCGCGGTGCTGACGCTCGATCCGCCGAAGGCCGAGCGCTGCTACGTGGTGGAATGCTCCTCCTATCAGATCGATCTTGCGCCGACGCTTGAGCCCACGGCCGGCGTCCTGCTGAACCTGACGCCGGACCATTTGGACCGGCACGGCACGATGCAGCACTATGCCAGTATCAAGGAGCGGCTGGTGGCCGGAAGCGGCACGGCGATCGTCGGCGTCGATGACAGCTTCTCGAGCCTGATTGCCGATCGGGTGGAGCGCGCCGGAACCAGGGTCGTGCGCATTTCGCGTCGGAATGCGCTTGCCGACGGGTTTTATGCCGAGGGCTCGCGGCTGATGCGCGCAAGCGGCGGCACGTCTTCGCTGTTCGCAGACCTTGAAGGGATCCAGACGCTGCGCGGAGGGCATAATGCACAGAATGCCGCTGCCGCAATTGCCGCTTGCCTGGCGGTCGATGTCAACGAGAAGGACATTATCGATGGGCTGCGCAGCTTCCCGGGACTTAAACACCGGATGCAGCCCGTGGGCAAGAAAGGTGACGTCGTCTTCGTCAACGACAGCAAGGCGACCAATGCGGATGCCGCGGCGCCAGCACTTTCGAGCTACGATCGCATCTACTGGATCGCCGGCGGTCTGCCGAAGGAGGGCGGCATCACGTCGCTGGTGCCGTTCTTCCCGAAGATCGTCAAGGCCTATCTGATCGGCGAGGCCGCGCCGGCCTTTGCAGCGACGCTCGGCGAGGCCGTGCCCTACGAGATTTCCGGGACGCTGGAGAAGGCGGTCGCGCATGCGGCGGCGGATGCGGCACGAGACGAGGGCGGGCCTTCCGCCGTGATGCTCTCCCCGGCTTGCGCAAGCTTCGATCAGTACAAGAATTTCGAGGTGCGTGGAGATGCCTTTGTCGGGCATGTGGCAGCACTCGAAGGCGTGACCATGCTCGTCTGA
- the mraY gene encoding phospho-N-acetylmuramoyl-pentapeptide-transferase, whose protein sequence is MLIWLVELADHFQFFNLFRYITFRTGAALFTSALIVFLFGPAMIASLRIRQGKGQPIRADGPQTHFKKAGTPTMGGLMILAGIVVSSLLWADLSSVYVVSTLLVTLGFGAIGFYDDYLKVTKQSDKGFSGKARLGIEFVIAAIAVFFMMQASLSAGTAGSTFGSSVTFPFFKDLMLNLGYFFVLFGGFVIVGAGNAVNLTDGLDGLAIVPVMIASAAFGLIAYLAGNAVFANYLQIHFVPGTGELAVILGAVIGAGLGFLWFNAPPAAIFMGDTGSLALGGLIGTVAVATKHEVVMIIIGGLFVMETLSVIIQVFWFKRTGRRVFLMAPIHHHFEKKGWTESQVVIRFWIIAVILAMIGLSTLKLR, encoded by the coding sequence ATGCTGATCTGGCTCGTGGAACTGGCGGACCACTTTCAATTCTTCAATCTCTTTCGCTACATCACTTTCCGCACGGGTGCAGCTCTCTTCACTTCCGCCCTGATCGTCTTCCTGTTCGGCCCGGCGATGATCGCATCGCTTCGTATCCGCCAGGGCAAAGGTCAGCCGATCCGCGCCGATGGTCCGCAGACCCATTTCAAGAAGGCTGGTACGCCGACCATGGGCGGTCTAATGATCCTCGCCGGTATCGTGGTCTCGTCGCTGCTGTGGGCCGACCTTTCGAGCGTCTATGTCGTTTCGACCCTCCTGGTTACGCTGGGCTTCGGCGCAATCGGCTTCTACGACGACTATCTCAAGGTGACCAAGCAGTCGGACAAGGGCTTTTCGGGCAAGGCGCGCCTTGGCATCGAGTTCGTGATCGCGGCGATCGCAGTCTTCTTCATGATGCAGGCGTCGCTTTCGGCGGGGACCGCCGGCTCCACTTTCGGTTCCTCGGTGACCTTCCCCTTCTTCAAGGACCTGATGCTCAATCTCGGCTATTTCTTCGTGCTTTTCGGCGGTTTCGTCATCGTCGGCGCGGGCAACGCCGTGAACCTGACCGACGGTCTCGACGGCCTCGCCATCGTACCCGTGATGATCGCGTCCGCCGCCTTCGGGCTCATCGCCTACCTCGCCGGTAACGCCGTTTTCGCCAACTATCTGCAGATCCATTTCGTGCCAGGCACCGGCGAACTCGCCGTAATCCTCGGCGCCGTCATCGGCGCCGGCCTCGGCTTCCTCTGGTTCAACGCACCGCCCGCCGCGATCTTCATGGGGGACACGGGCTCGCTGGCGCTCGGCGGCCTCATCGGCACGGTTGCCGTTGCCACGAAGCATGAAGTCGTTATGATCATCATCGGCGGTCTCTTCGTCATGGAGACGCTGTCGGTGATCATCCAGGTCTTCTGGTTCAAGCGCACGGGCCGCCGCGTGTTCCTTATGGCGCCGATCCACCATCATTTCGAAAAGAAGGGCTGGACGGAAAGTCAGGTGGTGATCCGCTTCTGGATCATCGCCGTCATCCTCGCGATGATCGGCCTTTCGACGCTGAAGCTCAGGTAA
- a CDS encoding UDP-N-acetylmuramoylalanyl-D-glutamyl-2,6-diaminopimelate--D-alanyl-D-alanine ligase produces MNWLWTSSDLLAAMNGRPVGNLPEGIAGISIDSRTINKGEAFFAIKGDRVDGHDYAGIALANGASLLVVSEGKIPALGRLIAPMIVVDDVLEALIRLGCAARDRSAAKVIAVTGSVGKTTTKEMLRHVLSPLGRVHASVASFNNHWGVPLTLARMPEATDFGIFEIGMNHPGEIRPLTKMVRPHVAVVTSIAPAHLGNFESLDEIAAAKAEIFEGVVKGGHAVLNIDSPQFTLLERAAGAAGVSYIHSFGANPKAEFRLVEFTGRSEGSVLWAGIGGKTLEVAIGAPGRHIAENALAVIAAAKLAGADLDQVLASLATMRPEKGRGLQHRLKVGTGRLTLIDESYNANPASMRAAISLLRDAEPPVGGRRIAILGDMLEMGEHAADVHAALAGPIVEAGIVDVWLAGPEMAHLRDSLPPEVSVVYRESVDDLTDYALAAVAAGDVVMVKSSKGTGCGRIIQALLNAYPEEAARSREV; encoded by the coding sequence TTGAACTGGCTCTGGACAAGCAGCGATCTTCTGGCTGCGATGAACGGCCGTCCGGTCGGAAATCTGCCAGAGGGCATAGCCGGCATCTCGATCGACAGCCGAACGATCAACAAGGGCGAGGCGTTTTTCGCGATTAAGGGCGATCGCGTCGACGGCCATGACTATGCCGGGATCGCGCTTGCCAACGGAGCTTCCCTCCTTGTCGTCAGTGAGGGCAAGATTCCCGCCCTCGGTCGGCTGATCGCACCTATGATCGTCGTCGATGACGTGCTGGAGGCCCTGATCCGCCTCGGCTGCGCAGCGCGCGACCGCAGTGCGGCAAAGGTTATCGCCGTCACCGGATCGGTCGGAAAGACCACGACGAAGGAGATGCTGAGACACGTGCTGTCCCCGCTCGGCAGGGTGCACGCGTCCGTTGCCTCCTTCAACAATCACTGGGGCGTGCCGCTGACCCTTGCGCGGATGCCTGAGGCCACCGACTTCGGCATTTTCGAGATCGGCATGAATCACCCCGGCGAGATCCGGCCGCTGACGAAGATGGTTCGTCCGCACGTGGCAGTCGTCACCAGCATCGCGCCGGCTCATCTCGGCAATTTCGAAAGCCTCGACGAGATCGCAGCGGCGAAGGCCGAGATCTTCGAGGGTGTCGTCAAGGGCGGCCACGCCGTCCTCAATATCGACAGCCCGCAATTCACTCTCCTGGAGCGCGCCGCCGGTGCTGCCGGTGTGAGCTACATCCATTCCTTCGGCGCCAATCCCAAAGCCGAGTTCCGGCTGGTCGAATTCACCGGTCGATCGGAAGGATCGGTGCTTTGGGCGGGGATCGGCGGCAAGACGCTTGAAGTCGCGATCGGCGCTCCGGGACGCCATATCGCCGAGAACGCCCTGGCCGTGATTGCGGCGGCGAAGCTTGCAGGCGCTGATCTCGATCAGGTCCTGGCCTCGCTTGCGACGATGCGACCGGAAAAGGGCAGGGGATTGCAGCACCGTCTGAAGGTCGGCACTGGACGGCTGACGCTTATCGACGAGAGCTACAATGCCAACCCGGCTTCGATGCGCGCCGCGATCTCGCTGCTGCGCGACGCCGAGCCGCCCGTCGGCGGGCGCCGGATCGCAATCCTCGGCGACATGCTGGAGATGGGCGAGCACGCGGCCGATGTTCATGCGGCTCTCGCCGGGCCGATCGTCGAGGCCGGCATTGTCGACGTCTGGCTCGCCGGGCCCGAGATGGCGCATCTGCGCGACTCTCTGCCGCCGGAGGTTTCGGTCGTTTATCGCGAGTCTGTCGACGATCTCACGGACTATGCACTCGCAGCGGTTGCCGCCGGTGATGTGGTGATGGTCAAATCGTCCAAGGGAACCGGCTGCGGGCGGATCATCCAGGCGCTTCTCAACGCCTATCCGGAAGAAGCGGCGAGGAGCAGGGAAGTATAG
- a CDS encoding UDP-N-acetylmuramoyl-L-alanyl-D-glutamate--2,6-diaminopimelate ligase, with product MKIKDLAGAAFPELSAQLKGVSSDIEIAGITADSRQVKPGDLFVAVSGTKANGAAYIADALSRGAAAVVTAAGGVAEAGMPVFGLSEPRRFLAKAAAAFYGRQPETMVAVTGTAGKTSVASFTRQIWAHSGLAAAMIGTTGVVAPGRNDYGSLTTPDPVSLHKLLKELADVGVTHAAMEASSHGLDQNRLDGVRLAAAAFTNLGRDHMDYHPTVEHYMASKMRLFSALLPKGAPAVIFADDQWSDQAIAAARKAGQDVRTVGRKGEFITLKRVEHFRHKQSAEVHVGDDIFEIHVPLAGDFQIANALVAAGLAMSTGISAKAAFSALEKLQGASGRLELVGHTKDGALAYVDYAHKPDALENVLTSVRPFTTGRIIVVFGCGGDRDKGKRPIMGEIATRLADVVIVTDDNPRSEVPEVIRAEIMAAAKGATEIGDRAEAIRAAVGMLKSGDTLIVAGKGHEEGQTIGSVTLPFSDHEEVRKALGGR from the coding sequence ATGAAGATCAAGGACCTGGCGGGAGCAGCTTTCCCGGAACTATCGGCGCAATTGAAGGGCGTTTCCTCGGATATCGAGATCGCCGGCATTACGGCCGATAGCCGGCAGGTCAAACCGGGCGATCTTTTTGTCGCTGTCTCCGGCACGAAGGCGAACGGTGCCGCATACATTGCCGACGCCCTTTCGCGTGGCGCCGCAGCCGTGGTCACCGCGGCCGGCGGTGTTGCCGAAGCCGGCATGCCGGTATTCGGGCTGTCGGAGCCGCGCCGTTTCCTGGCGAAGGCTGCAGCCGCCTTCTACGGTCGCCAGCCGGAGACCATGGTGGCGGTGACCGGGACGGCGGGCAAGACCTCTGTTGCTTCGTTCACCCGGCAGATCTGGGCGCATTCGGGCCTTGCCGCCGCGATGATCGGGACGACCGGCGTCGTCGCACCGGGCCGCAACGACTATGGATCGCTGACCACGCCGGACCCTGTCTCGCTGCACAAGCTGCTTAAGGAACTCGCCGATGTCGGCGTGACCCATGCGGCGATGGAAGCCTCCAGCCACGGCCTCGACCAGAACCGTCTCGACGGCGTTCGGCTTGCCGCTGCCGCCTTCACCAATCTCGGCCGCGACCACATGGACTACCATCCGACGGTCGAACACTACATGGCCTCGAAGATGCGCCTCTTCTCGGCCCTCCTGCCCAAGGGTGCGCCGGCGGTGATCTTTGCCGACGACCAATGGTCGGACCAGGCAATCGCCGCCGCCCGCAAAGCCGGCCAGGATGTGCGCACCGTCGGGCGCAAGGGCGAATTCATCACGTTGAAGCGCGTCGAGCACTTCCGCCACAAGCAGTCGGCGGAGGTGCATGTCGGCGACGATATCTTTGAAATCCACGTGCCGCTTGCCGGCGACTTCCAGATCGCCAACGCACTGGTTGCCGCTGGCCTTGCCATGTCCACCGGCATCAGCGCCAAGGCGGCCTTTTCCGCGCTTGAGAAACTGCAGGGCGCATCCGGGCGCCTGGAGCTTGTCGGGCACACGAAGGATGGCGCGCTCGCCTATGTGGACTATGCCCACAAGCCGGATGCGCTGGAGAATGTCCTGACTTCGGTTCGTCCGTTTACCACGGGTCGGATCATTGTCGTATTCGGCTGCGGTGGCGACCGTGACAAGGGCAAGCGGCCGATCATGGGCGAGATTGCCACGCGGCTTGCCGATGTCGTCATCGTCACCGACGACAACCCGCGCTCGGAAGTGCCGGAGGTCATCCGCGCCGAGATCATGGCTGCGGCCAAAGGCGCGACCGAAATCGGCGACCGCGCTGAGGCGATCCGCGCCGCGGTCGGGATGCTGAAAAGCGGCGACACGCTGATTGTCGCCGGCAAGGGACATGAGGAAGGGCAGACGATCGGTTCCGTGACCCTGCCGTTCTCGGACCACGAGGAAGTACGCAAGGCATTGGGAGGGCGGTGA
- a CDS encoding peptidoglycan D,D-transpeptidase FtsI family protein → MSFLSRIMVLKSKAHFSAGGNNRPSDGVKVTIQGARKKSASQAKNRVAIVIASFGIVYAVIGGRLVQYGMAQPETVSSIGPADSLMASRPDILDRNGEILATDIRTVSLYAEPHKIVDADEAVERLATVLPDLNAREIYNKLKSKSRFQWLRRQLTPKQQSEILALGIPGVGFRPEKRRFYPGGPTAAHILGHVNIDNRGVAGMERYIDGQGLADLAAIGMTSDAKLEPVRLSIDVRVQNIVRDVIDAGMKNFQAIAAGAVVLDVHTGEVLAMASVPDYDPNKPAEGAEEGWMNRMSNGTFEMGSTFKTFTIAMGLDSGKVTLNDSFDASAPIRIGGFTIKDFHGKRRVLTVPEIFQYSSNIGTAKIADLIGIPGHKEFLTRMGLLSKLPTELPEVKTPTQPREWKKINSITISFGHGVSTTPLQTAVAGAALVNGGKLIPPTFLPRTEEQANELATAVVKKSTSDDMRFLLRWNGIAGSGKRALVPGFNVGGKTGTADKVVNGRYAHDLNFNAFLAAFPIDNPKYIVLTFIDAPKTGEGGGRTAGSNAAPMVRDIISRSAPLLGVEPKFGEDGSALLVSY, encoded by the coding sequence ATGTCGTTTCTCTCCCGTATCATGGTGCTGAAGAGCAAGGCGCATTTCTCGGCGGGCGGCAACAATCGCCCATCCGATGGGGTGAAAGTCACGATCCAGGGAGCACGCAAGAAAAGCGCCAGCCAGGCGAAGAACCGGGTGGCGATCGTCATTGCCAGCTTCGGCATCGTCTATGCGGTGATCGGCGGGCGGCTGGTGCAATACGGCATGGCCCAGCCGGAGACCGTTTCCTCGATCGGGCCTGCCGACAGTTTGATGGCCTCGCGCCCCGACATTCTCGATCGCAACGGCGAAATCCTCGCAACCGATATCCGCACCGTGTCGCTCTACGCCGAGCCGCACAAGATCGTCGATGCCGACGAAGCGGTCGAGCGTCTGGCGACGGTTCTCCCCGATCTCAATGCCCGCGAGATCTACAACAAGCTCAAGTCGAAATCCCGGTTCCAGTGGCTGCGCCGGCAACTGACGCCGAAGCAGCAGAGCGAAATCCTGGCGCTCGGCATTCCCGGCGTCGGCTTCCGCCCGGAAAAGCGGCGCTTCTATCCCGGTGGTCCGACCGCCGCCCATATCCTCGGTCATGTCAATATCGATAACCGCGGCGTTGCCGGCATGGAGCGCTACATCGACGGCCAGGGCCTCGCCGACCTCGCGGCGATCGGCATGACGAGTGATGCCAAACTCGAGCCGGTCAGGCTTTCGATCGATGTGCGCGTGCAGAACATCGTTCGTGATGTGATCGACGCAGGCATGAAGAACTTCCAGGCGATTGCTGCCGGCGCGGTCGTGCTCGACGTCCATACCGGCGAAGTGCTGGCAATGGCCTCGGTTCCGGACTACGACCCGAACAAGCCGGCGGAAGGCGCCGAGGAAGGCTGGATGAACCGCATGTCGAACGGCACGTTCGAGATGGGGTCCACCTTCAAGACCTTCACGATCGCGATGGGGCTCGACTCCGGCAAGGTGACGCTCAACGACAGCTTCGATGCGTCGGCGCCGATCCGCATCGGCGGCTTCACCATCAAGGACTTTCACGGCAAGCGCCGCGTGCTGACGGTCCCGGAAATCTTTCAGTATTCCTCGAACATCGGCACGGCCAAGATCGCCGACCTGATCGGCATCCCCGGCCACAAGGAATTCCTGACGCGCATGGGGCTCCTTTCGAAGCTGCCGACGGAGCTTCCGGAGGTCAAGACGCCGACCCAGCCGCGCGAATGGAAGAAGATCAACTCGATCACCATCTCCTTCGGCCACGGCGTTTCCACGACGCCGCTGCAGACGGCTGTTGCCGGAGCAGCACTGGTCAATGGCGGCAAGCTCATTCCGCCGACCTTCCTGCCGCGCACGGAGGAACAGGCAAACGAACTCGCGACGGCGGTCGTCAAGAAGAGCACAAGTGACGACATGCGCTTCCTGCTTCGCTGGAACGGCATTGCCGGATCGGGCAAGCGGGCGCTCGTTCCCGGTTTCAACGTCGGGGGCAAGACCGGCACGGCTGACAAGGTGGTCAACGGCCGTTACGCCCACGACCTGAACTTCAACGCATTCCTCGCCGCGTTCCCGATCGACAATCCCAAATACATCGTGCTCACCTTCATCGATGCCCCGAAGACCGGCGAAGGCGGCGGGCGGACCGCGGGTTCAAACGCAGCGCCCATGGTGCGCGACATCATCAGCCGCTCCGCGCCGCTTCTCGGCGTCGAACCGAAATTTGGAGAAGACGGTTCTGCCTTGCTTGTGTCTTATTGA
- the ftsL gene encoding cell division protein FtsL, protein MLRTLDIVLIVVMTAAATVTYTIKHQAENKREEVRRLDAAIKLEEDTIDLLKADWALLTQPNRLERLVGAFAADLQLAPTPSTQLARPEELPMLKADLPQPEDDKAAEDGIAAVIKTDGIATGSVAR, encoded by the coding sequence ATGCTGCGAACGCTCGACATTGTCCTGATCGTCGTCATGACGGCAGCTGCGACGGTCACCTACACGATCAAGCATCAGGCCGAGAACAAGCGCGAAGAAGTTCGCCGGCTCGACGCCGCGATCAAGCTCGAGGAAGACACGATCGATCTCCTGAAGGCGGATTGGGCGCTACTGACGCAACCGAACCGGCTCGAGCGCCTCGTGGGCGCCTTCGCTGCAGACCTGCAACTCGCGCCGACCCCTTCGACACAACTCGCGCGGCCCGAGGAGCTTCCGATGCTCAAAGCGGACCTGCCGCAGCCGGAAGACGACAAGGCGGCTGAAGACGGCATCGCCGCCGTCATCAAAACAGATGGTATTGCAACAGGATCGGTGGCGCGCTGA
- the rsmH gene encoding 16S rRNA (cytosine(1402)-N(4))-methyltransferase RsmH produces the protein MVTDQGGGDSEADGGPVRHIPVLLSEVLAALDPAPGKIILDGTFGAGGYTSAILKAGADVIALDRDPTAIATGQPLVAASEGRLTLIHSQFSELAEHAPAEGLDGVVLDIGVSSMQIDEAERGFSFQKKGPLDMRMSAAGVSAADVVNRAKVSDLIRIFGFLGEEKQAGRIARAIEKRRAEAPFETTRDLAGLIETVTPRKAKDKIHPATRVFQALRIFVNDELGELANALFAAERVLKPGGRLVVVTFHSLEDRIVKTFFQDRSGKAAGSRHLPMVAARAATFTPVGKPMIAASEEEASRNPRARSAKLRAGIRTEAPSPGNDLSIFNLPELASLAKLGG, from the coding sequence ATGGTGACGGATCAAGGCGGCGGAGATTCTGAAGCCGACGGCGGACCGGTTCGTCACATTCCCGTCCTGTTGAGCGAAGTGCTCGCTGCCCTCGATCCCGCACCCGGCAAGATCATTCTCGACGGCACGTTTGGTGCCGGCGGCTACACGTCCGCCATCCTGAAGGCCGGTGCCGACGTGATCGCGCTCGACCGCGATCCGACGGCGATTGCCACAGGTCAACCTCTTGTCGCTGCCTCCGAAGGCCGGCTCACGCTCATTCATTCCCAATTTTCAGAACTGGCCGAACATGCGCCGGCAGAAGGCCTCGACGGCGTCGTGCTCGATATCGGTGTTTCATCGATGCAGATCGACGAGGCCGAGCGAGGCTTTTCCTTTCAGAAGAAGGGGCCTCTCGACATGCGCATGTCGGCGGCCGGCGTCTCCGCCGCCGACGTCGTCAACCGCGCCAAGGTCTCCGATCTCATCCGCATCTTCGGCTTCCTCGGCGAAGAGAAGCAGGCGGGCCGCATCGCCCGCGCCATCGAAAAGCGCCGCGCGGAGGCGCCGTTCGAAACGACGCGCGACCTCGCGGGCCTCATCGAGACCGTCACGCCGCGCAAGGCCAAGGACAAGATCCACCCCGCGACCCGCGTCTTTCAGGCGCTGCGCATCTTCGTCAACGACGAACTCGGGGAACTCGCCAATGCGCTTTTTGCCGCCGAGCGGGTACTGAAACCTGGCGGGCGCCTTGTCGTCGTCACCTTCCATTCTCTCGAAGACAGGATCGTCAAGACGTTCTTCCAGGACCGATCGGGCAAGGCGGCCGGATCCCGCCATCTGCCGATGGTCGCGGCACGCGCCGCAACCTTCACGCCAGTTGGCAAGCCTATGATTGCGGCCAGCGAGGAAGAAGCGTCCCGCAATCCGCGCGCCCGGTCCGCCAAGCTCAGGGCCGGCATCCGCACGGAAGCCCCGTCGCCGGGAAACGATCTATCCATTTTCAATCTGCCGGAACTGGCGAGCCTTGCGAAACTGGGGGGCTAA
- the mraZ gene encoding division/cell wall cluster transcriptional repressor MraZ: MNRFLSHATNRIDAKGRVSVPSAFRAVLSDGGVRELYCFQDFVFPAISVGGPELLDRFEKQMAAEDPFSDVANQMSLLVHGGGVFVKLDPEGRLMVTDFIRDFTGISTDVTFVGRGDHFQLWEPQAFARAQAEAREGRKQRGLRPE, from the coding sequence ATGAACCGCTTCTTGTCACATGCTACGAACCGGATCGATGCAAAGGGACGGGTGTCCGTGCCTTCGGCGTTCCGCGCCGTGCTTTCGGATGGAGGCGTCCGGGAGTTATACTGCTTTCAGGACTTCGTCTTTCCGGCGATCAGCGTAGGTGGGCCGGAGCTTCTGGACCGGTTCGAGAAGCAGATGGCGGCAGAGGATCCGTTCTCGGATGTCGCCAACCAGATGTCGCTCCTCGTTCATGGGGGCGGCGTCTTTGTGAAGCTCGACCCGGAGGGCCGGTTGATGGTGACGGATTTTATTCGCGACTTCACCGGCATCTCGACCGACGTGACTTTCGTCGGGCGGGGCGATCATTTTCAGCTCTGGGAGCCGCAGGCGTTTGCGAGGGCGCAGGCGGAGGCCCGGGAAGGGCGCAAGCAAAGGGGGTTGCGTCCGGAATAG
- a CDS encoding NAD(P)/FAD-dependent oxidoreductase, with amino-acid sequence MSESLDFVVVGKGMMGAAAARHLAAAGASVALIGPDEPEDWASHGGVFASHYDNARITRTIDEDPVWARLARRSIDRYPAIAGESGIDFYAEVGCLIAAPAPGGEFDYLDKVGHARDRLGVEAPLISGDDLVQRFPWFRFPQGYGGIHEASGAGHINPRALVRAQTLLAERSGARVIRSEVISVDERSDHVAVATADFQTVRARRVLVAAGGFSLSNALLPRPIDLVVKARTVLFAEVGAEDLADFEGMPSLIGAAPEQARSYYLLPPVAYADGKYYIKIGGDPTDRMLASEPAVRGWFRAGGNKAAADHMHGLLAEVMPGFRPVSTHFAPCVTSFTRHGYPYIGFASDRLAVVTGGNGQAAKSSDEIGRLGAVLVLNGHLDAPEYETDFAVSYR; translated from the coding sequence ATGTCGGAAAGTCTTGATTTCGTTGTCGTCGGCAAGGGCATGATGGGGGCTGCGGCCGCGCGGCATCTGGCCGCTGCAGGTGCAAGCGTCGCGCTTATCGGCCCCGACGAGCCAGAAGATTGGGCCAGCCACGGCGGCGTTTTCGCCAGCCACTACGACAATGCCCGCATTACCCGCACGATCGACGAGGATCCAGTCTGGGCCCGTCTCGCGCGCCGCTCGATCGATCGCTACCCTGCGATTGCCGGCGAGAGCGGCATCGACTTCTATGCGGAGGTCGGTTGCCTGATAGCGGCACCGGCGCCGGGCGGAGAGTTCGACTATCTGGACAAGGTCGGGCACGCCCGCGACAGGCTTGGCGTCGAGGCGCCCCTGATTTCTGGCGATGATCTCGTTCAGCGCTTCCCCTGGTTTCGTTTTCCACAAGGCTATGGCGGTATCCATGAGGCGAGCGGCGCGGGCCACATCAACCCGCGGGCGCTGGTGCGGGCGCAGACGCTGCTTGCCGAAAGATCGGGTGCGCGGGTCATCCGTTCCGAGGTGATTTCCGTCGATGAGCGTTCGGATCACGTCGCTGTTGCGACCGCCGACTTCCAGACGGTTCGCGCGAGGCGCGTCCTCGTCGCGGCCGGTGGCTTCTCGCTGTCGAACGCGCTGCTACCCCGGCCGATCGATCTTGTCGTGAAGGCGCGCACGGTGCTTTTCGCCGAGGTTGGCGCCGAGGATCTCGCCGACTTCGAGGGCATGCCGTCGCTGATCGGCGCGGCTCCGGAGCAGGCGCGAAGCTACTATTTGCTGCCGCCGGTTGCCTATGCGGACGGCAAATACTACATCAAGATTGGCGGCGACCCGACTGATCGGATGCTTGCGAGCGAACCGGCGGTGAGGGGATGGTTCCGCGCTGGCGGCAACAAGGCGGCGGCCGATCATATGCATGGCCTGCTGGCCGAAGTAATGCCGGGCTTCCGGCCTGTTTCGACGCATTTTGCGCCTTGCGTCACGTCGTTCACGCGGCACGGTTATCCCTATATCGGCTTTGCCAGCGATCGCCTCGCTGTCGTCACCGGCGGCAACGGACAGGCCGCCAAGAGTTCCGACGAGATCGGCCGGCTCGGTGCCGTGCTCGTCCTGAACGGGCACCTCGATGCCCCTGAATACGAGACCGACTTTGCGGTTTCGTACCGCTGA